Proteins from a single region of Chryseobacterium sp. W4I1:
- a CDS encoding TfoX/Sxy family protein, whose product MAYNIELADRVRERLSKVHEIEVEEKKMFSGLSFLVNGKMCINISHDNLMCRYNPELEDEVSEKTGFLPMMMRGKQLKGYCYVEPVGFQKPDDFEYWIKICLDYNPMAKASKKRKSK is encoded by the coding sequence ATGGCTTATAATATTGAATTGGCAGACAGGGTTCGTGAGCGGCTTTCAAAAGTTCATGAGATTGAAGTGGAAGAAAAGAAAATGTTTAGCGGTCTGTCATTTCTTGTCAATGGGAAGATGTGTATCAATATCAGCCATGATAATCTGATGTGTCGCTATAACCCTGAACTGGAGGATGAGGTTTCAGAAAAAACAGGTTTCCTCCCAATGATGATGAGAGGAAAACAGCTCAAAGGCTATTGCTATGTAGAACCCGTTGGCTTCCAGAAACCTGACGATTTTGAGTACTGGATAAAGATTTGTCTTGATTATAATCCAATGGCTAAAGCCTCGAAAAAAAGAAAGAGTAAATGA
- a CDS encoding DNA polymerase beta superfamily protein, producing the protein MTIEDLKTQNLILFEAISGSRSFGLATESSDTDIRGVYYLPKEDFFGLNYIPQISNETNDITYYEIGRFVELLQKNNPNILEVLASPEDCILQKHPLMDLLKAEDFLSKLCKDKFAGYAVSQIKKAKGLNKKILNPVEKERKSILDFCYILHHQGSVPLRKWLSETGKIQEHCGLASIDNTKGMYALFYDESGILRYKGIMQDAEANQVSVSSIPKGEDSVAYLFCNLDAYSTYCKDYREYWKWVSERNEDRYNVNQQHGQNYDSKNMMHTIRLLQSCEHIFKTGSMQIRVDNREELLDIKAGNQSYEAIMKKAEDLIESIELYHTTSNLPDFPDLEKTTKILVEIRERLYLK; encoded by the coding sequence ATGACGATTGAAGATCTAAAAACCCAAAACCTCATCCTCTTCGAAGCCATCTCCGGAAGCCGCTCTTTTGGGCTGGCCACTGAAAGCTCTGATACAGATATCCGTGGCGTATATTATCTACCAAAAGAAGATTTTTTTGGTCTGAATTATATTCCGCAGATTTCCAATGAGACGAATGATATTACGTATTATGAAATCGGGAGATTTGTAGAATTATTACAGAAAAATAACCCGAATATTCTGGAAGTGCTGGCCAGTCCGGAAGATTGTATTCTTCAGAAACATCCGTTGATGGATCTTTTGAAAGCTGAAGATTTTCTTTCCAAACTATGTAAAGATAAGTTTGCAGGCTACGCTGTTTCACAGATTAAAAAAGCAAAAGGACTTAACAAAAAGATTCTTAATCCTGTAGAAAAGGAAAGAAAATCGATTCTTGATTTCTGTTATATTCTCCATCATCAAGGTTCTGTTCCACTCAGAAAATGGCTTTCAGAAACCGGAAAGATTCAGGAGCATTGCGGATTGGCTAGCATTGATAATACAAAAGGAATGTATGCTCTTTTTTACGATGAATCCGGGATCTTACGCTATAAAGGAATTATGCAGGATGCAGAAGCCAACCAGGTTTCCGTTTCCTCTATTCCCAAAGGTGAAGATTCTGTGGCATATCTGTTTTGTAATCTGGATGCCTACTCTACGTACTGTAAAGATTACCGGGAGTACTGGAAATGGGTTTCGGAGCGCAACGAAGACCGCTATAATGTCAACCAGCAACACGGGCAAAACTATGACAGCAAAAATATGATGCATACTATCCGGCTGCTGCAGTCGTGTGAACATATCTTCAAAACGGGATCGATGCAGATCCGGGTAGATAATCGCGAAGAATTACTGGATATTAAAGCTGGAAACCAGTCTTATGAAGCGATCATGAAGAAAGCAGAAGATTTGATAGAATCAATTGAACTTTATCATACAACTTCCAATCTTCCTGATTTTCCTGATCTGGAAAAAACAACCAAGATTTTAGTAGAGATAAGAGAGAGACTTTACTTAAAATGA
- a CDS encoding nucleotidyltransferase domain-containing protein — MTPKILEKLKEIEAKRNIEILLAVESGSRAWGFASPDSDYDICFIYRHEKDWYLSPWDKDETIEFMTEDDLDGSGWDLRKTFHLLLKSNAALLSWFYSPIVYVKNEKFYELFKPLADACFSPIAVSYHYLSMSKKYLEACRSDKVKLKSYFYCLRTALTGKWIIEKGTVPPVLFSELLVLVDDVTRTKIENLVALKATKGESYYHENDWELFGFLESMVKDNEEKAKSLVGGKTDKGEMERVFREILK, encoded by the coding sequence ATGACACCTAAAATACTAGAAAAATTAAAAGAAATAGAGGCAAAAAGGAATATAGAAATACTTCTTGCCGTAGAATCCGGAAGCAGAGCTTGGGGATTTGCCTCACCCGACAGCGATTACGATATCTGCTTTATTTACCGGCATGAAAAAGACTGGTATCTTTCTCCCTGGGACAAAGATGAAACCATAGAATTCATGACTGAAGATGACCTGGACGGTTCCGGATGGGATCTTCGGAAAACATTTCATCTTTTACTGAAGTCCAATGCTGCTTTACTGAGCTGGTTTTACTCCCCTATCGTTTATGTAAAAAATGAAAAGTTTTATGAACTTTTTAAACCTTTGGCGGATGCCTGTTTTTCTCCGATAGCGGTTTCTTATCACTATCTGAGCATGAGCAAAAAGTATCTGGAAGCCTGCAGAAGTGATAAAGTGAAACTGAAAAGCTATTTTTATTGTTTAAGAACTGCACTGACCGGAAAATGGATCATAGAAAAAGGAACAGTTCCACCTGTTTTGTTCAGTGAATTGCTGGTTTTAGTTGATGATGTTACCAGAACCAAAATAGAAAATCTTGTTGCTTTAAAAGCTACTAAAGGGGAATCTTATTATCATGAGAATGATTGGGAATTGTTTGGGTTTCTGGAAAGTATGGTTAAGGATAATGAGGAAAAAGCTAAGAGTTTGGTGGGAGGAAAAACGGATAAAGGTGAGATGGAGAGGGTTTTTAGGGAAATATTAAAATAA
- the cobT gene encoding nicotinate-nucleotide--dimethylbenzimidazole phosphoribosyltransferase translates to MLAHDLQHKIDFKTKPLGALGSLEQLARKIGMLQQTASPQLINPHMVVFAADHGIARAGVSAYPQEVTYQMVMNFLGGGAAINVFCRQSGMKIKIVDAGVNFDFPPHLALIDKKVRKSSRNILEEAAMTAEEYQQALENGKAVVEDIAATGCNVIGFGEMGIGNTSASSLMMSRLFKIPVADCVGRGTGLNDIQLQQKIGILIQAAEKHAQIASPDEIAQTFGGLEIAQMIGAMEEAYLQKMLILVDGFIATAAIAVAWKKNPEILNSCVFCHVSDETAHLKMLDTMGQKALLNLGLRVGEGTGCALAYPIIQSAVNFLNEMSSFEDANISNKD, encoded by the coding sequence ATGTTAGCACACGACTTACAACACAAGATTGATTTCAAAACAAAACCTTTAGGTGCATTGGGTTCTCTGGAACAACTGGCTCGCAAAATCGGAATGCTTCAGCAGACTGCCTCACCTCAATTAATCAATCCTCATATGGTGGTATTTGCTGCTGACCACGGAATTGCGAGGGCTGGAGTGAGTGCCTATCCGCAGGAAGTGACCTATCAGATGGTGATGAATTTTTTAGGTGGCGGTGCGGCGATCAATGTATTTTGCAGACAGAGTGGGATGAAAATTAAGATTGTGGATGCCGGGGTTAATTTTGATTTTCCACCACATCTTGCGCTTATTGATAAAAAAGTAAGGAAATCAAGCCGGAATATACTCGAAGAAGCCGCCATGACGGCAGAAGAATATCAGCAGGCGTTAGAAAACGGAAAGGCTGTGGTGGAAGACATTGCGGCAACCGGATGCAATGTAATAGGTTTTGGTGAGATGGGAATAGGAAATACTTCCGCTTCATCGCTGATGATGAGCAGACTGTTCAAGATACCTGTGGCAGATTGTGTAGGACGTGGAACAGGACTCAATGATATACAATTACAGCAGAAGATCGGCATATTAATTCAGGCGGCTGAAAAACATGCACAAATTGCTAGTCCGGATGAAATTGCACAAACTTTTGGCGGATTAGAAATTGCTCAGATGATTGGCGCGATGGAGGAGGCTTATCTTCAAAAAATGTTGATTTTAGTGGATGGATTTATTGCAACGGCAGCAATTGCGGTTGCATGGAAGAAAAATCCCGAGATCCTCAACAGTTGTGTTTTCTGTCATGTAAGCGATGAAACTGCGCACTTAAAAATGTTGGATACAATGGGACAGAAAGCATTGCTGAATCTTGGTCTTCGCGTAGGGGAAGGAACAGGCTGTGCACTGGCCTATCCGATTATCCAGAGTGCCGTTAATTTCTTGAACGAAATGTCGAGTTTCGAAGATGCCAATATCTCAAATAAAGATTAA
- a CDS encoding adenosylcobinamide-GDP ribazoletransferase — translation MKALKNELVYFATALMFFTRIPVPFKIPYSSDIMNRSQKYFSWVGLVVGLINAVILYLSFQLFGLEIAIVLMMASSVLLTGAFHEDGFTDVCDSFGGGYGKEKILTIMKDSRVGAYGAIGIVLLLALKFFSIQVLGHINLLETLWVIVLAHSSSRFISGTMIYTHQYVTDIDASKSKPLANKPLDGTSLMIGFLSVIIPMIIIQDWRLIPVFGFAYIGKIYLGWYFKKHIGGYTGDCLGTVQQVCEVLFYLGTIIVWKFI, via the coding sequence ATGAAAGCGCTAAAAAATGAACTGGTTTATTTTGCGACTGCTTTAATGTTTTTTACTAGAATACCGGTCCCGTTTAAGATTCCATATTCCAGTGACATTATGAACCGGTCGCAGAAGTATTTTTCATGGGTTGGACTGGTGGTTGGACTTATTAATGCGGTAATCCTATACCTTTCTTTTCAGCTATTTGGATTGGAAATAGCCATAGTATTGATGATGGCTTCCAGTGTTTTACTCACCGGAGCATTTCATGAAGACGGTTTTACCGATGTCTGTGACAGTTTTGGAGGCGGATACGGAAAAGAAAAGATCCTTACGATCATGAAAGATAGTAGGGTAGGTGCTTACGGAGCAATAGGAATTGTATTGCTGCTGGCGTTGAAATTTTTCAGTATTCAGGTGTTGGGGCATATAAACTTACTGGAAACCTTATGGGTAATTGTTCTCGCTCATTCATCCAGCCGCTTTATTTCAGGAACTATGATCTATACCCATCAATATGTTACGGATATTGACGCGAGCAAATCAAAACCGCTGGCCAATAAACCATTGGACGGAACATCTTTGATGATAGGATTTTTAAGCGTCATCATACCAATGATTATCATCCAAGACTGGAGACTGATTCCGGTGTTTGGGTTCGCTTATATAGGCAAAATCTATCTGGGCTGGTATTTTAAAAAACACATTGGCGGGTACACCGGAGACTGTCTGGGAACCGTACAGCAAGTGTGTGAAGTACTGTTTTATTTAGGAACAATTATCGTATGGAAATTCATCTGA
- the cobC gene encoding alpha-ribazole phosphatase family protein, with the protein MEIHLIRHTAVENPNHLCYGFAEVSLRKDYKEDFKLIPVDKDVDLIISSPSQRCQLLAKHFQQDFTTDERIKEMNFGDWELKKWTDIPEEEINPWYKDFIRVKATNGENLLEMQSRVSEFWNELISKENTNKVLIVTHAGVIRLILQSILQFPLENMFNIQIDYGQKTVIEVKNGLISVKGVNIS; encoded by the coding sequence ATGGAAATTCATCTGATCCGCCATACTGCTGTAGAAAATCCCAATCATTTGTGTTATGGGTTTGCGGAAGTGTCTTTAAGGAAGGATTATAAAGAGGATTTTAAATTAATCCCAGTGGATAAAGATGTTGATCTTATCATTTCCAGTCCGTCACAGCGCTGTCAGTTATTGGCAAAGCATTTTCAACAGGATTTTACAACCGATGAACGGATTAAAGAAATGAATTTCGGAGACTGGGAACTGAAAAAATGGACTGATATTCCAGAAGAAGAAATCAACCCCTGGTATAAGGATTTTATCAGGGTAAAGGCAACCAACGGAGAAAACTTGTTAGAAATGCAAAGCCGCGTTTCTGAATTTTGGAATGAATTGATTTCTAAAGAAAATACCAACAAAGTTTTAATAGTCACTCATGCCGGAGTGATTCGATTAATCCTACAATCTATTTTACAGTTTCCTTTGGAAAATATGTTTAACATTCAGATTGATTACGGGCAGAAAACGGTTATTGAAGTGAAGAATGGTTTGATCTCGGTTAAAGGTGTAAATATTAGTTGA
- a CDS encoding RtcB family protein: MEFNGNHIIELGYRSAKWFKEAIAHINENQLDETQIKEYLEQFRQPDPIPLHEHPKDFIINIRAEHESENDNVEKVINTMNVLMKTPTLVNGAIMPDACPTGPEGQIPVGGVVVARNAIHPGFHSADICCSVMLTDFGKADPKEVLDAAHSVTHFGYGGRPRGEQMEMSQELMEAFRENDFLNDEKLISISRSHMGTQGDGNHFLFVGISKNTGNTMLVTHHGSRAPGAALYDKGMKVANRFRQDISPETLKENAWIPYETEEGKSYWEALQLIRQWTKENHTSIHDAVLNKMEIEKENRYWNEHNFVFKDGDLFYHAKGATPLDDKFMPDITGPRLIPLNMAEPVLIVQGKTNERNLGFAPHGAGRNFSRTQHKKSLAHKIIEEVFEEETKGLDIRFFSNEIDISELPTAYKSAKNVRAQIEEYGLCEVLDEVMPYGCIMAGDVQKNAPWKKKKKYRKV; the protein is encoded by the coding sequence ATGGAATTTAATGGAAACCATATTATAGAATTAGGATATAGATCAGCAAAATGGTTTAAAGAAGCGATTGCGCATATCAACGAAAATCAATTAGACGAGACTCAAATCAAGGAATATCTGGAACAATTCAGACAACCGGATCCGATTCCGCTGCATGAACATCCAAAAGATTTCATCATCAATATCAGAGCTGAACACGAAAGTGAAAATGATAACGTGGAAAAAGTAATCAATACCATGAACGTTTTGATGAAAACTCCAACTTTAGTTAATGGTGCAATTATGCCCGATGCCTGTCCTACAGGTCCGGAAGGTCAGATTCCTGTTGGCGGAGTGGTGGTGGCCAGAAATGCGATTCATCCGGGATTCCATAGTGCAGATATCTGTTGTTCCGTGATGCTTACGGATTTTGGAAAAGCTGATCCTAAAGAAGTTTTGGATGCAGCGCATTCTGTCACGCATTTCGGATACGGAGGAAGACCAAGAGGAGAGCAAATGGAGATGTCTCAGGAATTGATGGAGGCCTTCAGAGAAAATGATTTCCTGAATGATGAAAAATTAATCAGTATTTCACGTTCACATATGGGAACTCAAGGCGATGGAAACCACTTCCTGTTTGTAGGAATTTCTAAAAACACAGGAAATACAATGCTGGTAACGCATCACGGATCGAGAGCTCCGGGAGCCGCTTTGTATGATAAAGGAATGAAAGTAGCTAATAGATTCAGACAGGATATTTCCCCTGAAACGTTGAAAGAAAACGCCTGGATTCCTTATGAAACAGAAGAAGGAAAATCCTATTGGGAAGCATTACAGCTGATAAGACAATGGACTAAAGAAAACCATACTTCTATTCACGATGCCGTTTTAAACAAAATGGAAATCGAAAAAGAAAACAGGTATTGGAACGAACATAATTTCGTCTTCAAAGATGGTGACTTGTTTTACCATGCAAAAGGAGCGACTCCGCTGGATGATAAATTCATGCCGGATATCACGGGACCAAGATTGATCCCCTTGAATATGGCAGAACCCGTTTTGATCGTTCAGGGAAAAACCAATGAGAGAAATTTAGGGTTTGCACCGCATGGAGCAGGAAGAAATTTCAGCAGAACTCAGCATAAAAAATCATTGGCTCATAAAATCATTGAAGAAGTTTTTGAAGAAGAAACCAAAGGATTGGATATCCGTTTCTTCTCTAATGAGATTGATATTTCTGAACTTCCGACGGCTTATAAAAGCGCCAAAAACGTAAGAGCTCAAATTGAAGAATACGGACTTTGTGAAGTTCTGGATGAAGTGATGCCTTACGGATGTATTATGGCGGGTGATGTTCAGAAGAATGCACCTTGGAAGAAAAAGAAGAAATATAGAAAAGTATAA
- a CDS encoding YafY family protein codes for MSSNKNALIRYKTLDKCLKNKYKQYTLEDLIDECSEALFEFEGKESFVSKRTVQLDLQNMRSEKFGYEAPIEVYERKYYRYSDPEYSIHNISVNESDLKAMNNAVQILKQFKDFSMFKEMNGVIQKLEDSIHATNQKSIIHLDKNEQLKGLEHIDVLYEGILNKKVLKVLYKSFKAKEPDHYIVHPQLLKEFNNRWFLICLHKGKMYNLALDRMESIETIDNIQYIDQNLDGDEYFKDIVGVTVSQTMMPKKVVFFVDSSNAPYVKTKPLHKSQEIISETEKGTLFKICVQINYELERLLLGFGDSLIVHKPRKLRLKMEEKFNTGSNNYKNLIIPEEE; via the coding sequence ATGTCATCCAACAAAAACGCTCTTATCCGCTACAAAACCTTAGATAAATGCCTTAAAAATAAATATAAGCAATATACTTTAGAAGATTTAATTGATGAATGTTCTGAAGCTTTGTTTGAATTTGAAGGAAAAGAATCATTTGTCAGCAAGCGTACTGTACAATTGGATCTGCAGAATATGCGCAGTGAAAAATTTGGGTATGAGGCTCCTATTGAGGTGTATGAAAGAAAATATTACCGATACAGTGATCCGGAATACAGTATTCATAATATTTCGGTGAATGAAAGTGATCTGAAAGCCATGAATAATGCGGTACAGATCCTCAAGCAGTTCAAGGATTTTTCGATGTTTAAAGAGATGAACGGCGTCATCCAGAAACTGGAAGATTCTATTCATGCGACCAACCAGAAATCCATTATTCATCTGGATAAAAATGAGCAGTTGAAAGGGTTGGAGCATATCGATGTGCTTTATGAAGGAATTCTGAATAAAAAAGTACTGAAAGTTCTCTATAAAAGCTTTAAAGCAAAAGAACCGGACCATTATATCGTTCATCCTCAGCTGCTGAAAGAATTTAATAACCGATGGTTTCTCATCTGTCTTCATAAAGGGAAAATGTATAATCTGGCTTTAGATAGGATGGAAAGTATTGAAACTATAGACAATATCCAGTATATTGATCAGAATCTTGATGGCGATGAGTATTTCAAAGATATTGTAGGCGTTACCGTTTCGCAAACCATGATGCCTAAAAAGGTAGTTTTTTTCGTTGACTCCTCGAATGCACCCTATGTAAAAACTAAACCCCTGCATAAAAGCCAGGAAATCATCAGTGAAACAGAAAAAGGAACCCTGTTTAAAATCTGTGTACAGATCAACTATGAGCTGGAAAGATTGCTGCTGGGATTCGGAGATTCTCTCATTGTTCATAAGCCAAGAAAACTGAGGCTGAAAATGGAAGAAAAATTTAATACAGGAAGTAATAATTACAAAAATTTAATTATTCCCGAAGAAGAATAA
- a CDS encoding DUF1501 domain-containing protein yields the protein MLIKRREFLKISSLAATSLMMPSFLKSMTLDDALEPGQKILVVLQFTGGNDGLNTIIPTKNDIYFRERNNIAVKNSLVLNDEAGINPALSYFKELFDNGELSVLNNVGYPNPDKSHFRSMDIWQSASKSDEYLETGWLGRFLDEECYRCEHPTQALEVDDMLSLALKGQNNKAFAFKDPKRLYQTSQEKYFKSLYDHHHDDETVSYLYQTLGSTINNAGYIFEKSKAKKTDQTYPNSQLGKDFKTVSSLIKSDINTQVYYLSIGSFDTHVNQNDRQQKLFSDINEAVKSFVADMKSNGLFDNILLMTFSEFGRRVAQNASNGTDHGTANQMFFISGGLKKKGLLNSLPDLQNLNEGDLIYTEDFRKVYATILKNWLKADSSKVLGWKNGVYDFI from the coding sequence ATGTTAATTAAAAGAAGAGAATTCCTAAAAATAAGTTCATTGGCGGCGACTTCGCTCATGATGCCCAGCTTCCTTAAATCAATGACTTTGGACGATGCCCTGGAACCCGGGCAAAAGATTCTGGTTGTCCTTCAGTTCACAGGCGGAAATGATGGGCTAAACACTATTATACCGACAAAAAATGATATTTATTTCAGGGAGAGGAATAATATTGCAGTAAAAAATTCTTTAGTTTTAAATGATGAAGCAGGAATTAATCCGGCACTCTCCTATTTCAAAGAGTTATTTGACAATGGAGAACTTTCTGTTCTGAATAATGTGGGCTATCCCAATCCCGACAAATCCCATTTCAGAAGTATGGATATCTGGCAATCCGCAAGTAAAAGCGATGAATATCTCGAAACAGGATGGCTTGGGAGATTCCTGGATGAAGAATGCTACCGATGTGAACATCCGACTCAGGCTCTTGAAGTAGATGATATGCTGAGTTTAGCTTTGAAAGGACAAAATAATAAAGCTTTTGCTTTTAAAGATCCTAAAAGACTGTATCAAACCAGTCAGGAGAAATATTTCAAGTCGCTTTATGACCATCATCACGATGATGAAACGGTTTCTTACCTCTATCAAACTTTGGGCTCTACCATTAATAATGCAGGGTATATTTTTGAGAAAAGCAAAGCAAAAAAAACTGATCAGACCTATCCGAATTCACAGCTGGGAAAAGATTTCAAAACAGTATCTTCTTTGATAAAATCTGATATCAACACGCAGGTATATTACCTTTCCATCGGCAGTTTTGATACCCACGTCAATCAAAATGACAGACAGCAAAAACTTTTCAGCGACATTAATGAAGCTGTGAAATCTTTTGTGGCAGATATGAAAAGTAATGGATTATTCGACAATATTCTTCTGATGACATTTTCAGAATTCGGACGCAGGGTAGCTCAAAATGCCAGCAATGGAACCGATCATGGAACGGCCAATCAGATGTTTTTCATCAGTGGCGGATTAAAGAAAAAGGGATTATTGAACAGTCTTCCCGATCTTCAGAATTTAAATGAAGGAGATCTAATTTACACCGAAGATTTCAGAAAAGTATATGCTACCATTCTTAAAAACTGGCTTAAAGCAGATTCTTCTAAAGTATTGGGCTGGAAAAACGGAGTGTATGATTTTATATAA
- a CDS encoding DUF1800 family protein: protein MADSLLHNKHLLWRAGFGAGINEMEDLKNKNTKTLLNELFKEEPFVEINYDTPDVEIIDYMNDKTPAEKKKEIQKINREQNNEINLNFLNQIVNSKEQMREKMAFFWHGHFASRVVNPRFSKQILNTIRKNALGNFKDLLFEVSQAPAMLNFLNNQQNKKDHPNENFAREVMELFTMGRGNYTEKDIREGARAFTGWGYDKEGNFKERKNLHDEGVKTFLGKTGNFTGTDALEIILEQKATARFITTKIYKFFVNENIDQNIINALSENFYHSNYDIKKLMTDIFSSPWFYDKKNIGNRIKSPIELMAGMMRTLPMTIQNPENLIVYQKLLGQMLLYPPNVSGWPNGKSWIDSSTLMVRLQIPQIWSGLRPLEYSPRQDDDIDMGNKSRETAVNKSFKNPNITIDWARVEKIFAGKNCAEYIIQNTKTLDLDSVKNFSDNSVKMNIINLMSTPEYQLM from the coding sequence ATGGCGGATTCACTTTTACATAACAAACATCTTCTTTGGCGTGCTGGTTTCGGAGCAGGAATCAATGAAATGGAAGACCTGAAAAATAAAAACACAAAGACCTTATTAAATGAATTATTTAAAGAAGAACCGTTTGTGGAAATCAACTATGATACTCCGGATGTGGAAATCATCGATTATATGAATGATAAAACGCCTGCAGAAAAGAAAAAAGAAATCCAGAAGATCAACAGGGAGCAGAATAACGAAATTAATCTTAACTTTCTTAACCAAATTGTCAACAGCAAAGAACAGATGCGGGAAAAGATGGCTTTTTTCTGGCACGGTCATTTTGCATCCAGAGTGGTTAATCCAAGATTCAGCAAACAGATTTTAAATACAATCAGGAAGAATGCACTGGGAAATTTCAAAGATCTGCTTTTTGAAGTAAGCCAGGCTCCTGCTATGCTGAATTTCCTCAATAATCAACAAAATAAAAAAGACCATCCTAATGAAAATTTTGCCCGTGAAGTCATGGAATTATTTACTATGGGAAGGGGAAACTACACTGAAAAAGACATTCGCGAAGGCGCCCGTGCCTTCACCGGATGGGGATATGATAAGGAAGGGAATTTTAAGGAGCGAAAAAATCTGCATGATGAAGGCGTGAAAACCTTTCTTGGAAAAACCGGAAATTTCACCGGGACAGATGCTTTAGAGATCATTCTCGAACAAAAAGCCACCGCACGATTCATTACCACTAAAATCTATAAGTTTTTTGTGAATGAAAATATTGATCAGAACATCATCAATGCATTAAGCGAGAACTTTTATCACTCCAATTATGACATTAAAAAACTAATGACTGATATATTTTCAAGCCCATGGTTTTATGACAAAAAAAACATTGGAAACAGGATAAAATCGCCTATTGAATTGATGGCAGGAATGATGAGAACGTTGCCCATGACTATTCAAAATCCTGAAAACCTCATCGTGTACCAGAAATTACTGGGACAGATGCTCCTCTACCCTCCTAATGTTTCCGGGTGGCCGAACGGGAAGTCATGGATCGACAGTTCTACCCTGATGGTCCGGCTTCAAATTCCGCAGATATGGTCTGGATTGAGACCGCTGGAATACAGTCCGCGTCAGGATGATGATATTGATATGGGAAACAAATCCCGTGAAACCGCCGTTAACAAGAGCTTTAAAAATCCGAACATCACCATCGACTGGGCGCGGGTTGAAAAAATATTTGCCGGTAAAAACTGTGCAGAGTATATTATCCAGAATACAAAGACACTGGATTTAGATTCCGTAAAAAATTTCTCGGATAACAGCGTTAAAATGAACATCATTAATCTCATGTCAACGCCTGAATATCAACTGATGTAA
- a CDS encoding glucokinase: protein MILNPKFPLYLPGVENSNNDNVSIIGASLREDITILGHFVSVNGGLEIKVQNEYSTKDYASFSDILKKFIQDNQLENVKRLAMAVPGPVIDGKSSPARLGWNLNIEEYTRDFGFEKGDMLNDLEASAYGMGLLEDSDLDPIYTSGHLEKGNVAILAPGNGLGEAGYFFDGQFLRPFATEGGHSEFSPRTNVEVEFYQFLNNIYGIVSWENVLSKTGLFNIYRFLRDVKRHPEPEWLAERLAGPDFVQELYKAAVEEEVMICKIALDTFLEFLAREANNLVLKLKATGGLLIAGDIPQAIREYIDKGKFYEKFKISDKMEEMLKNTPLYLIKQNHTALKGAALYTAYYQN from the coding sequence ATGATATTGAATCCAAAATTTCCACTTTATTTACCGGGAGTAGAAAACTCGAACAATGATAATGTTTCTATCATTGGGGCAAGTCTCCGTGAAGATATAACCATCTTAGGCCATTTTGTGTCCGTTAACGGAGGCCTTGAGATAAAGGTTCAGAATGAGTACAGTACCAAAGACTACGCATCATTTTCTGATATCCTGAAAAAATTCATTCAGGACAATCAGTTAGAGAATGTAAAACGTCTGGCTATGGCGGTACCGGGACCTGTAATTGATGGTAAAAGCAGCCCCGCAAGATTGGGCTGGAACCTGAATATTGAAGAGTACACCAGAGATTTCGGATTTGAAAAAGGAGATATGCTGAACGACCTTGAAGCTTCCGCTTACGGAATGGGGCTTCTTGAAGACAGCGATCTGGATCCGATCTACACCAGCGGACATCTTGAAAAAGGAAATGTAGCCATCCTTGCTCCAGGAAACGGACTCGGAGAAGCCGGATATTTCTTTGACGGACAATTCCTGAGACCTTTCGCTACCGAAGGAGGACATTCAGAATTCTCACCGAGAACGAATGTTGAAGTTGAATTTTACCAGTTCTTAAATAATATCTATGGTATTGTAAGCTGGGAAAATGTACTTTCCAAAACGGGTCTTTTTAATATCTACAGATTCTTAAGAGATGTAAAAAGACATCCTGAACCGGAGTGGCTTGCAGAACGTCTTGCCGGACCAGATTTTGTACAGGAGCTATATAAAGCTGCAGTAGAAGAAGAGGTAATGATCTGTAAGATTGCCTTAGATACCTTCCTGGAATTCCTTGCCAGAGAAGCGAACAACCTTGTGCTGAAGCTTAAAGCGACCGGAGGATTGTTGATTGCAGGAGATATCCCGCAGGCGATCAGGGAATACATTGACAAAGGAAAATTCTATGAGAAATTCAAGATCAGTGATAAAATGGAGGAAATGTTGAAAAACACACCGCTCTATTTGATCAAGCAGAATCATACGGCACTCAAAGGTGCCGCACTGTATACCGCCTACTACCAAAATTAA